From Flavobacterium alkalisoli, the proteins below share one genomic window:
- a CDS encoding KdsC family phosphatase, which yields MSKSYKELMNDITTFIFDVDGVLTDGTIHVTPTGEMLRNMNIRDGYAMKAAVENGYTVCIISGGSNEGVRVRLRNLGITDIYLGVSDKVETFDEFTDIYNIKPEQVLYMGDDIPDYHVMKLVGLPTCPQDAAPEIKELSRYISHKNGGTGCVRDVIEQVMKVQGKWMEHFNAKYD from the coding sequence ATGTCAAAAAGCTATAAAGAATTAATGAACGACATTACCACATTTATTTTTGATGTGGACGGAGTTCTTACAGATGGTACCATACATGTAACCCCTACTGGGGAAATGCTTAGAAATATGAATATCCGAGATGGATATGCCATGAAAGCTGCCGTAGAGAACGGTTATACAGTTTGTATTATTTCCGGAGGCAGTAACGAAGGTGTTCGTGTAAGGTTAAGAAATTTGGGCATTACAGACATTTACCTTGGAGTTTCTGACAAAGTAGAAACCTTTGACGAGTTTACAGACATCTATAATATTAAACCAGAACAGGTACTTTATATGGGAGATGATATTCCTGATTACCATGTAATGAAACTGGTAGGCTTACCTACATGCCCGCAGGATGCAGCTCCTGAAATTAAGGAGCTTAGCAGGTATATATCTCACAAAAACGGAGGTACGGGCTGTGTAAGGGACGTTATAGAGCAGGTAATGAAAGTACAGGGTAAATGGATGGAACATTTTAATGCCAAATACGACTAA
- a CDS encoding M1 family metallopeptidase, translating to MKRIYCTLLVCLMGFASFAQEAEPNNQDKFDDFMYRRGNVYRAASGVPGPEYWQNGADYVIEAELDDVNNILKGKLTMTYHNNSPQDLDFVWMYVEQNRFTPDSRGTLTTPIAGNRYSGDTDGGLKISKLAANSGGKESNRYLITDTRMQVFFDKPIAAKGGKGTVSMDFEFKIPQEGMDRMGQYKTKEGVTYSMAQWYPRAAVYDDVVGWNTEPYLGAGEFYVEYGNFDYKVTVPYNYIVVGSGELINPKDVLTKEEVNRLEKAAASDKTVYIISPKEAGNTSVTRPIQNGKLTWHFKMENTRDVAFAAAKNFIWDAAKINLPSGKKAMAQSVYTKESDGDKAWGRSTEYTKASIEHYSKMWYEYPYPNAVNVASNAGGMEYPGVSFCHARSREADLWDVTDHEFGHNWFPMIVGSNERRYAWMDEGFNTFINYYSTVNFNNGEYTSDVAKSRNRVMWFRWSGRESVSTYPDVAKSMNLAYTAYYKPATGLIMLREYILGHDRFDNAFKTYVNKWAFKHPQPSDFYNCMENVAGENLNWFWKGWFVGNGNVNLAVTNVSQYDNDSTIITFANKGDIPMPVVFKVIYDDNSTEIRTLPVEVWQRGNEWKYLLKSPKKVKIVDIDPGRFLPDIDGTDNSWIKEEQK from the coding sequence ATGAAAAGAATCTATTGTACCTTACTGGTGTGCCTTATGGGGTTTGCATCATTTGCTCAGGAGGCTGAGCCAAACAATCAGGATAAGTTTGACGATTTTATGTACAGGCGCGGCAATGTTTACAGGGCTGCATCAGGAGTACCGGGGCCGGAATACTGGCAAAACGGGGCTGACTATGTAATTGAAGCCGAACTTGATGATGTGAACAACATTTTAAAAGGAAAGCTTACCATGACATATCATAACAACAGTCCGCAGGATTTGGATTTTGTATGGATGTATGTGGAACAAAACCGCTTTACCCCAGATTCAAGAGGTACATTAACAACGCCTATAGCCGGTAACAGATATTCAGGTGATACTGATGGCGGACTTAAAATAAGTAAACTTGCAGCGAACAGTGGCGGAAAAGAATCTAACCGTTACCTGATAACCGATACCAGAATGCAGGTTTTCTTTGATAAACCCATAGCTGCTAAAGGCGGTAAAGGAACCGTTAGTATGGATTTTGAATTTAAAATCCCTCAGGAAGGTATGGACAGGATGGGCCAATACAAAACTAAAGAAGGTGTAACCTACTCTATGGCACAATGGTATCCAAGAGCTGCCGTGTATGATGATGTTGTAGGCTGGAATACCGAACCTTATTTAGGTGCCGGTGAGTTTTATGTTGAATATGGTAATTTCGATTATAAAGTAACCGTGCCTTATAATTATATAGTTGTAGGTTCAGGAGAACTTATTAATCCTAAAGATGTACTAACTAAAGAAGAGGTAAATCGCCTTGAAAAAGCCGCTGCAAGTGATAAGACCGTTTATATTATTTCACCTAAAGAAGCAGGAAATACTTCTGTTACAAGGCCGATTCAAAACGGTAAGCTTACATGGCATTTTAAAATGGAAAATACTCGTGATGTGGCTTTTGCTGCGGCAAAGAACTTTATATGGGATGCGGCAAAAATAAACCTGCCAAGTGGTAAAAAAGCAATGGCGCAGTCGGTTTATACTAAGGAAAGTGACGGAGATAAAGCATGGGGACGCTCTACCGAATATACTAAAGCATCAATAGAACATTATTCTAAAATGTGGTACGAATACCCTTATCCTAATGCGGTAAACGTGGCTTCAAATGCCGGAGGTATGGAGTATCCGGGAGTTTCTTTCTGCCATGCCAGAAGTCGTGAAGCCGATTTATGGGACGTTACCGATCATGAATTCGGACACAATTGGTTCCCTATGATTGTTGGCTCAAACGAACGCCGTTATGCATGGATGGATGAAGGTTTTAATACTTTTATCAACTACTACAGTACAGTTAACTTTAATAATGGAGAATATACATCGGATGTTGCAAAAAGCCGTAATCGTGTAATGTGGTTCAGGTGGAGCGGTAGGGAAAGTGTTTCTACATACCCTGATGTTGCAAAAAGCATGAATCTTGCTTACACTGCTTACTATAAGCCGGCAACAGGCCTTATTATGCTAAGGGAATATATATTAGGGCATGATCGTTTTGACAATGCCTTTAAAACCTATGTAAACAAGTGGGCATTTAAACACCCTCAGCCTTCGGATTTTTACAACTGTATGGAAAATGTTGCCGGAGAAAACCTTAATTGGTTCTGGAAAGGTTGGTTTGTGGGCAATGGCAATGTAAACCTGGCAGTAACCAATGTATCGCAATATGATAACGATTCAACCATAATTACATTTGCTAACAAAGGTGATATTCCTATGCCGGTGGTATTTAAAGTAATTTACGATGACAATTCAACCGAAATAAGAACACTGCCTGTAGAGGTTTGGCAAAGAGGTAACGAATGGAAATACCTTTTAAAATCACCTAAGAAAGTTAAGATTGTTGACATAGACCCCGGAAGGTTTTTACCGGATATTGACGGAACAGACAATTCCTGGATAAAAGAAGAGCAAAAATAA
- a CDS encoding Maf family nucleotide pyrophosphatase has translation MLKEKLKGYNVILASGSPRRQKFMKELDIDFEIRLKDVEEVYPENLQGAEITDYLAELKAAALLDTLSDNDILITSDTIVWHNNKALGKPTDKDDAFTMLKALSGNVHEVITSVCIKSNSKSVIFNETTRVSFNTLSDDEINYYLDNYRPYDKAGAYGIQEWIGLVAIAKIEGSYVNVVGMPVDKVYQHLITFTK, from the coding sequence ATGCTTAAGGAAAAATTAAAAGGTTACAATGTTATACTCGCCTCCGGTTCTCCCAGAAGGCAAAAGTTTATGAAAGAACTGGATATAGACTTTGAAATCCGACTCAAGGATGTGGAGGAGGTTTATCCTGAAAATTTACAGGGAGCTGAAATTACAGACTATCTGGCGGAATTGAAAGCCGCTGCCCTACTCGATACGCTTTCTGATAATGATATACTTATAACCAGTGATACAATTGTTTGGCATAACAATAAGGCATTAGGGAAACCAACTGATAAAGATGATGCTTTTACCATGCTAAAAGCTTTATCAGGAAATGTTCACGAAGTAATTACTTCGGTTTGTATAAAAAGTAATAGTAAATCCGTTATTTTTAACGAAACAACCAGAGTATCTTTCAATACCCTTAGTGATGATGAGATAAATTATTATCTTGATAATTACAGGCCTTATGATAAAGCCGGTGCTTATGGCATACAGGAATGGATTGGGCTTGTAGCAATTGCTAAAATTGAAGGCTCGTATGTAAATGTTGTAGGAATGCCGGTTGATAAGGTTTATCAGCATTTAATAACTTTTACTAAATAA
- a CDS encoding Rossmann-like and DUF2520 domain-containing protein: MLKVVVIGSGNVAQHLIAVFKEAKGVELVQVFARNPEKLTHLLEPQKVTDSADSIKEADIYIISVTDDAIAQVSSSLPFSGKLVVHTSGSVAMEQLDSKNRRGVFYPLQTFSKNKEVDFSIIPLCLESERNEDYHILEQLANQITKSVYNISSQQRKALHVAAVFVSNFANHMYAIGSDICQQNDIPFDILKPLILETADKILYLDPVKAQTGPAVRNDRQTIEKHLDFITDEKQKEIYKLITQSIQNVKKL; the protein is encoded by the coding sequence ATGTTAAAAGTAGTCGTTATAGGTTCCGGTAATGTAGCGCAACATTTAATAGCCGTTTTTAAAGAGGCTAAAGGTGTTGAGCTGGTTCAGGTTTTTGCCCGAAATCCGGAGAAGCTGACTCATTTGCTTGAACCTCAAAAAGTAACCGATTCTGCTGATTCCATTAAGGAAGCTGATATTTATATCATTTCTGTAACTGATGATGCTATAGCACAGGTATCTTCCTCCCTGCCCTTTTCAGGAAAGTTAGTTGTACATACTTCGGGAAGTGTAGCTATGGAACAGCTTGATTCAAAAAACAGGCGAGGTGTTTTCTATCCGTTACAGACTTTCTCTAAAAACAAAGAGGTAGATTTCAGTATCATCCCGCTTTGTTTAGAAAGTGAAAGAAATGAAGATTATCACATCTTAGAACAGTTAGCCAATCAGATAACCAAGAGTGTATATAATATAAGTTCGCAACAACGCAAGGCTTTGCACGTTGCTGCCGTTTTTGTTAGCAATTTTGCGAATCACATGTATGCTATAGGAAGTGACATTTGCCAGCAGAATGATATTCCGTTTGATATTTTAAAACCTTTGATTCTTGAAACAGCAGATAAGATTTTATATCTCGATCCCGTAAAAGCACAAACAGGCCCAGCCGTTAGGAATGACAGACAGACTATAGAAAAGCATCTTGATTTTATTACAGACGAAAAACAAAAAGAAATATACAAGTTAATTACGCAATCCATACAAAATGTCAAAAAGCTATAA
- a CDS encoding geranylgeranylglycerol-phosphate geranylgeranyltransferase gives MKSARLIRYGNLLFLAFAFCAFRYGFLEQQQGLTLALNQLQFLMLVFSCVCIAAGGFLINNIIDGDSEINFGISEAKGYNLYAALNIVGVGIGFYLSNLIGEPGFALLFILIAATMYFYATNLKYTIVVNNLIIALLVAVSILIVGIYDLYPMITPENQTYLATLFGIFIDFAFFTFVISLIREIVKNIRDVNKDYNAGINTLPIAVGKERMAKITFVLSLIPVGLLLFYANTYLINEKSALLYALIYLLLFVLGPLIYFMIGLWTAKTEKDFDRLSLVLKIVLAFAALSIVVITFNIQNNA, from the coding sequence ATGAAATCAGCCAGACTTATACGATACGGAAACCTATTATTCTTAGCATTTGCCTTTTGTGCTTTTCGCTACGGCTTCTTAGAGCAACAGCAGGGATTAACACTTGCCCTGAATCAGTTGCAGTTTCTTATGCTGGTTTTCTCTTGTGTATGTATTGCTGCAGGAGGCTTTTTAATTAATAATATTATAGACGGTGACAGTGAAATTAATTTTGGTATAAGTGAGGCCAAAGGATATAATCTTTATGCTGCACTTAATATTGTTGGTGTTGGTATTGGTTTTTATTTGTCAAATCTTATTGGCGAGCCCGGATTCGCTTTACTTTTTATTCTAATAGCCGCTACAATGTATTTTTATGCCACAAATCTTAAATATACTATAGTAGTAAATAATCTTATTATAGCCTTATTGGTAGCAGTAAGTATACTTATTGTAGGTATTTATGATTTATACCCAATGATTACTCCTGAAAACCAAACATACCTGGCTACGCTGTTTGGTATTTTTATTGATTTTGCCTTTTTTACATTTGTAATAAGCTTAATAAGGGAAATTGTAAAAAATATAAGGGATGTAAATAAAGATTATAATGCAGGTATTAACACCCTTCCTATTGCTGTAGGAAAAGAAAGAATGGCAAAAATTACTTTTGTTTTATCTTTAATACCAGTAGGGCTTCTACTTTTTTATGCCAATACTTATCTTATTAATGAAAAATCAGCGCTGCTTTATGCGCTAATTTACCTGTTGTTGTTTGTTCTTGGTCCGCTTATTTATTTTATGATAGGATTATGGACAGCTAAAACAGAAAAGGATTTTGACAGGTTAAGCCTTGTCTTAAAAATTGTATTGGCTTTTGCAGCTTTATCTATAGTAGTAATAACTTTTAATATTCAGAACAATGCTTAA